A genomic window from Betta splendens chromosome 17, fBetSpl5.4, whole genome shotgun sequence includes:
- the tnk2b gene encoding activated CDC42 kinase 1 isoform X2 — MMGETAEYQRLQETSEPDYQSLTCDEDKKLGSSMQSEEGTEWLLELLMEVQLQQYFLRIRDDLNVTRLSHFDYVKNEDLEKIGMGRPGQRRLWEAVKRRKAMCKRKSWMSKVFSGKRPDGGDFPQQGQPASSFRKLSPTPPLSLVEGVLVAHPGGAPLDGQQQALTCLIPEKDLILFEKLGDGSFGVVKRGEWLTPTGKLLNVAVKCLKTDVLSQPDALEDFICEVNAMHSLDHENLIRLYGVVLTHPMKMITELAPLGSLLDRLRFVCPQGPVLINTLCQYAVQVACGMAYLEQRRFIHRDLAARNILLASAQTVKIGDFGLMRALPNNHEHYVMQEHRKVPFAWCAPESLKTRTFSHATDTWMFGVTLWEMFTHGQEPWLGLNGSQILHKIDKEGERLPKPEDCPQDIYNVMLQCWAQKPDDRPTFVALREFLLESMPTDMCALQDFDEPDKLHILVNDIITIIEGRAENYWWRGQNKRTLKVGQFPRNVVTSVAGLSAHDISRPLKNSFIHTGHGDTNPHRCWGYPDRIDDLYLGNPMDPPDVLGSDLSAARPTQLQGRAKKEPPLRPPQPAVLIKSKSGLSQQLLTHCSCPLCSLLAPLLKEPCYDPVNDAEDLTSAGLKRSLWKTGSVKGLKLKPAAWVSACKHGSSHPCGLGYSRNSEVSLIDFGEEFPPPTPSPSPSPVVEIHVPSLSKLVLEAGNILDRTPPQSPSRSLPCPLHPTPVVDWDARPLPPPPAYDDVAQDEDDMEVSSINSSEQPHEEAQSEVCKPDSSAQKDQGEVLASRVSDRPGVEDNLFLSSKQTQGLSTSFSQSAEIFQELQQECMRRLNVPVGSTARPSSPSSALCPQTPCNSQAQEEMSHNVLSFNEDKPQIPPRIPIPPRPIKRGDYTAARWSGDLSLSPTPGDATDDVSCPKQVSPPRIPPRDPLSQSGSRTPSPMSLVVGSPQQRLYSVSPTNMQAPLTSCPATNTYGSYLSASPGKLMPTTHSFASDPKYAAPKVIQAQAQGKDCSNKGPCILPIVRDGRKVSNTHYYLLPERPPYLDRYDRFFKESESLPTSIAEDRHVRQVNTATVRPMVVSNLSFQGHTQGQGLIQSGELKANFSTNNNSMLGGLRSGMRTSVSLPRVCSDRLTAPMVNASCIQTDEGGDTADQVKMVQEAVHGVTLEECRTALQNHNWNAHKAVHYLKVEQLFCLGLRSRSECLKLLEMCDWNLEVASTQMLENYGSATRQR; from the exons ATGATGGGTGAGACGGCAGAAtaccagaggctgcaggagacaTCGGAGCCAGACTACCAAAGCCTAACGTGTGACGAAGATAAG AAGCTGGGCAGTAGCATGCAGAGTGAGGAAGGCACAGAATGGCTTCTCgagctgctgatggaggtgcagctgcagcagtactTTCTGAGGATACGCGACGACCTCAACGTCACCCGACTCTCTCACTTTGACTATGTGAAGAATGAAGACCTGGAGAAAATCGGCATGGGGCGACCTG gccAGCGACGTCTGTGGGAAGCAGTAAAAAGAAGGAAAGCTATGTGCAAGCGCAAGTCATGGATGAGCAAG GTTTTCAGCGGTAAGCGTCCAGACGGTGGAGACTTCCCCCAGCAGGGGCAGCCAGCCTCCTCTTTTCGTAAACTGTCGCCCACTCCACCCCTGAGTCTGGTGGAGGGAGTCCTGGTCGCACACCCTGGTGGTGCTCCACTTGATGGACAGCAGCAGGCTCTCACCTGTCTCATCCCAGAGAAGGACTTGATCCTTTTTGAAAAGCTCGGGGACGGCTCCTTTGGGGTGGTAAAAAGAGGAGAGTGGCTGACGCCTACAGGGAAGTTG TTAAACGTAGCTGTGAAATGTCTGAAGACAGACGTGCTCAGCCAGCCTGACGCTCTGGAGGACTTCATCTGTGAGGTCAACGCTATGCACTCCCTCGATCACGAGAACCTCATTCGCCTCTACGGTGTGGTGCTCACACACCCAATGAAGATG ATCACTGAGCTGGCTCCTCTGGGATCTCTGCTGGACCGTCTGCGATTCGTGTGTCCGCAGGGTCCGGTGTTAATCAACACCCTGTGTCAGTATGCTGTGCAGGTGGCATGTGGCATGGCCTacctggagcagaggaggtTCATCCACAGGGACCTGGCTGCCAG AAACATCCTCCTGGCCTCTGCTCAAACAGTGAAGATCGGTGACTTTGGGCTCATGAGGGCTCTACCTAACAACCATGAGCACTATGTCATGCAGGAGCATCGCAAAGTCCCCTTCGCATG GTGTGCCCCAGAGAGCCTGAAGACCAGGACGTTCTCCCATGCTACAGATACATGGATGTTTGGAGTTACTCTCTGGGAGATGTTCACACATGGCCAGGAGCCTTGGCTGGGTCTGAATGGGAGCCAG attcTGCATAAGATTGATAAAGAAGGTGAACGCCTCCCTAAGCCAGAGGACTGTCCACAGGATATTTACAATGTCATGCTGCAATGCTGGGCTCAGAAACCAGACGACAGACCTACCTTTGTTGCCCTGCGAGAGTTCCTGCTTGAG AGCATGCCCACAGACATGTGTGCTTTGCAGGATTTTGATGAGCCTGACAAACTACACATTCTGGttaatgacatcatcaccatcatagAGGGGAG AGCAGAGAACTACTGGTGGCGAGGCCAAAACAAGAGAACTCTTAAGGTCGGACAGTTTCCCAGGAATGTGGTGacgtcagtggcgggtttgtcGGCTCATGACATCAGCCGGCCACTGAAGAACAGCTTCATCCACACAGGACATGGAGACACCAACCCTCATCGCTGCTGGGGCTACCCTGACAGGATCGATGA TTTGTACCTTGGAAATCCGATGGATCCTCCAGATGTTCTGGGTTCAGACCTCAGCGCTGCTCGCCCTACACAGCTACAAGGCCGAGCAAAGA AGGAGCCTCCTCTCCGCCCTCCTCAGCCAGCAGTGTTGATCAAGAGTAAGTCTGGTTTGTCTCAGCAGCTTCTCACCCATTGTTCCTGCCCTCTCTGTTCCCTCCTAGCTCCTCTCCTTAAAG AGCCTTGCTATGATCCAGTGAACGATGCTGAGGATCTGACATCAGCAGGACTAAAGAGGTCGCTTTGGAAAACGGGTTCAGTTAAAGGCTTAAAACTCAAACCCGCTGCGTGGGTCTCTGCTTGCAAACACGGAAGCAGCCACCCTTGTGGTTTGGGCTACAGCCGCAACAGTGAAGTATCCCTCATTGACTTTGGGGAGGAGTTCCCTCCACCCACGCCATCGCCCTCACCATCACCCGTGGTGGAAATTCACGTCCCCTCTCTTTCAAAACTGGTGTTGGAGGCAGGAAACATCCTGGACCGGACACCACCTCAAAGTCCATCTAGATCGTTGCCCTGTCCCCTTCACCCCACACCGGTAGTGGACTGGGATGCCCGACCATTACCTCCGCCCCCAGCCTATGACGATGTAGCACAGGATGAAGATGATATGGAG GTGAGCTCCATTAACAGCTCAGAGCAGCCGCATGAAGAGGCTCAGTCCGAAGTCTGTAAACCAGACTCCTCTGCTCAGAAGGATCAAGGTGAAGTTCTTGCCTCCAGGGTTTCAGACCGACCAGGTGTGGAGGACAACCTGTTTCTCTCCAGCAAACAGACCCAGGGCTTGTCTACGTCTTTCTCCCAGTCTGCTGAGATcttccaggagctgcagcaggagtgcATGAGAAGGCTAAATGTCCCAGTGGGAAGCACTGCTCGCCCGAGCTCCCCATCCTCGGCTTTATGCCCCCAGACTCCTTGTAACTCCCAGGCCCAGGAGGAAATGTCACACAATGTGCTCTCCTTCAATGAGGACAAACCTCAGATCCCCCCACGCATCCCCATACCCCCTCGCCCCATTAAAAGGGGTGACTACACAGCTGCTCGCTGGTCAGGCGACCTTTCTCTGTCTCCGACACCAGGAGACGCCACAGATGATGTCTCATGCCCAAAGCAGGTCTCGCCACCTCGGATCCCTCCCAGGGACCCATTGTCCCAGTCAGGCTCTAGGACTCCTAGCCCTATGAGCTTAGTAGTGGGTTCCCCTCAGCAGAGACTCTACTCTGTCAGCCCTACTAACATGCAGGCTCCCCTTACTTCCTGTCCCGCCACAAACACTTATGGCTCCTACCTCTCCGCATCTCCCGGCAAACTAATGCCTACCACGCACAGCTTTGCCTCAGATCCTAAGTATGCTGCCCCCAAAGTAATCCAAGCCCAGGCACAAGGGAAGGACTGCTCCAACAAAGGCCCTTGCATCCTTCCCATTGTTCGCGATGGACGGAAAGTCAGCAACACCCACTATTACCTTCTGCCCGAAAGGCCGCCATATCTTGATCGTTACGACCGCTTCTTTAAGGAATCGGAGAGCCTTCCCACCAGCATTGCTGAGGACAGACATGTGCGTCAAGTCAACACCGCCACCGTGAGACCCATGGTGGTCAGTAACCTGTCCTTCCAgggacacacacagggacagggGCTCATCCAGTCAGGCGAACTGAAGGCCAATTTCTCCACCAACAATAATAGCATGTTAGGTGGCCTACGGTCAGGGATGAGGACGTCAGTTAGCCTCCCCCGTGTCTGTTCAGACAGGCTGACAGCCCCAATGGTCAACGCTTCCTGCATACAGACTGATGAAGGAGGGGACACAGCTGACCAGGTCAAAATG GTCCAGGAGGCAGTTCACGGAGTCACACTAGAGGAGTGCAGAACTGCTCTACAGAACCACAACTGGAATGCCCACAAAGCTGTTCATTACCTTAAG gtggagcagttGTTCTGCTTGGGACTGAggagcaggtcagagtgtctaAAGCTGCTAGAGATGTGCGACTGGAACCTGGAGGTAGCTAGCACACAGATGCTGGAGAACTACGGATCTGCAACAAGACAGAGGTGA
- the tnk2b gene encoding activated CDC42 kinase 1 isoform X6 yields MMGETAEYQRLQETSEPDYQSLTCDEDKKLGSSMQSEEGTEWLLELLMEVQLQQYFLRIRDDLNVTRLSHFDYVKNEDLEKIGMGRPGQRRLWEAVKRRKAMCKRKSWMSKVFSGKRPDGGDFPQQGQPASSFRKLSPTPPLSLVEGVLVAHPGGAPLDGQQQALTCLIPEKDLILFEKLGDGSFGVVKRGEWLTPTGKLLNVAVKCLKTDVLSQPDALEDFICEVNAMHSLDHENLIRLYGVVLTHPMKMITELAPLGSLLDRLRFVCPQGPVLINTLCQYAVQVACGMAYLEQRRFIHRDLAARNILLASAQTVKIGDFGLMRALPNNHEHYVMQEHRKVPFAWCAPESLKTRTFSHATDTWMFGVTLWEMFTHGQEPWLGLNGSQILHKIDKEGERLPKPEDCPQDIYNVMLQCWAQKPDDRPTFVALREFLLESMPTDMCALQDFDEPDKLHILVNDIITIIEGRAENYWWRGQNKRTLKVGQFPRNVVTSVAGLSAHDISRPLKNSFIHTGHGDTNPHRCWGYPDRIDDLYLGNPMDPPDVLGSDLSAARPTQLQGRAKKPCYDPVNDAEDLTSAGLKRSLWKTGSVKGLKLKPAAWVSACKHGSSHPCGLGYSRNSEVSLIDFGEEFPPPTPSPSPSPVVEIHVPSLSKLVLEAGNILDRTPPQSPSRSLPCPLHPTPVVDWDARPLPPPPAYDDVAQDEDDMEVSSINSSEQPHEEAQSEVCKPDSSAQKDQGEVLASRVSDRPGVEDNLFLSSKQTQGLSTSFSQSAEIFQELQQECMRRLNVPVGSTARPSSPSSALCPQTPCNSQAQEEMSHNVLSFNEDKPQIPPRIPIPPRPIKRGDYTAARWSGDLSLSPTPGDATDDVSCPKQVSPPRIPPRDPLSQSGSRTPSPMSLVVGSPQQRLYSVSPTNMQAPLTSCPATNTYGSYLSASPGKLMPTTHSFASDPKYAAPKVIQAQAQGKDCSNKGPCILPIVRDGRKVSNTHYYLLPERPPYLDRYDRFFKESESLPTSIAEDRHVRQVNTATVRPMVVSNLSFQGHTQGQGLIQSGELKANFSTNNNSMLGGLRSGMRTSVSLPRVCSDRLTAPMVNASCIQTDEGGDTADQVKMVQEAVHGVTLEECRTALQNHNWNAHKAVHYLKVEQLFCLGLRSRSECLKLLEMCDWNLEVASTQMLENYGSATRQRR; encoded by the exons ATGATGGGTGAGACGGCAGAAtaccagaggctgcaggagacaTCGGAGCCAGACTACCAAAGCCTAACGTGTGACGAAGATAAG AAGCTGGGCAGTAGCATGCAGAGTGAGGAAGGCACAGAATGGCTTCTCgagctgctgatggaggtgcagctgcagcagtactTTCTGAGGATACGCGACGACCTCAACGTCACCCGACTCTCTCACTTTGACTATGTGAAGAATGAAGACCTGGAGAAAATCGGCATGGGGCGACCTG gccAGCGACGTCTGTGGGAAGCAGTAAAAAGAAGGAAAGCTATGTGCAAGCGCAAGTCATGGATGAGCAAG GTTTTCAGCGGTAAGCGTCCAGACGGTGGAGACTTCCCCCAGCAGGGGCAGCCAGCCTCCTCTTTTCGTAAACTGTCGCCCACTCCACCCCTGAGTCTGGTGGAGGGAGTCCTGGTCGCACACCCTGGTGGTGCTCCACTTGATGGACAGCAGCAGGCTCTCACCTGTCTCATCCCAGAGAAGGACTTGATCCTTTTTGAAAAGCTCGGGGACGGCTCCTTTGGGGTGGTAAAAAGAGGAGAGTGGCTGACGCCTACAGGGAAGTTG TTAAACGTAGCTGTGAAATGTCTGAAGACAGACGTGCTCAGCCAGCCTGACGCTCTGGAGGACTTCATCTGTGAGGTCAACGCTATGCACTCCCTCGATCACGAGAACCTCATTCGCCTCTACGGTGTGGTGCTCACACACCCAATGAAGATG ATCACTGAGCTGGCTCCTCTGGGATCTCTGCTGGACCGTCTGCGATTCGTGTGTCCGCAGGGTCCGGTGTTAATCAACACCCTGTGTCAGTATGCTGTGCAGGTGGCATGTGGCATGGCCTacctggagcagaggaggtTCATCCACAGGGACCTGGCTGCCAG AAACATCCTCCTGGCCTCTGCTCAAACAGTGAAGATCGGTGACTTTGGGCTCATGAGGGCTCTACCTAACAACCATGAGCACTATGTCATGCAGGAGCATCGCAAAGTCCCCTTCGCATG GTGTGCCCCAGAGAGCCTGAAGACCAGGACGTTCTCCCATGCTACAGATACATGGATGTTTGGAGTTACTCTCTGGGAGATGTTCACACATGGCCAGGAGCCTTGGCTGGGTCTGAATGGGAGCCAG attcTGCATAAGATTGATAAAGAAGGTGAACGCCTCCCTAAGCCAGAGGACTGTCCACAGGATATTTACAATGTCATGCTGCAATGCTGGGCTCAGAAACCAGACGACAGACCTACCTTTGTTGCCCTGCGAGAGTTCCTGCTTGAG AGCATGCCCACAGACATGTGTGCTTTGCAGGATTTTGATGAGCCTGACAAACTACACATTCTGGttaatgacatcatcaccatcatagAGGGGAG AGCAGAGAACTACTGGTGGCGAGGCCAAAACAAGAGAACTCTTAAGGTCGGACAGTTTCCCAGGAATGTGGTGacgtcagtggcgggtttgtcGGCTCATGACATCAGCCGGCCACTGAAGAACAGCTTCATCCACACAGGACATGGAGACACCAACCCTCATCGCTGCTGGGGCTACCCTGACAGGATCGATGA TTTGTACCTTGGAAATCCGATGGATCCTCCAGATGTTCTGGGTTCAGACCTCAGCGCTGCTCGCCCTACACAGCTACAAGGCCGAGCAAAGA AGCCTTGCTATGATCCAGTGAACGATGCTGAGGATCTGACATCAGCAGGACTAAAGAGGTCGCTTTGGAAAACGGGTTCAGTTAAAGGCTTAAAACTCAAACCCGCTGCGTGGGTCTCTGCTTGCAAACACGGAAGCAGCCACCCTTGTGGTTTGGGCTACAGCCGCAACAGTGAAGTATCCCTCATTGACTTTGGGGAGGAGTTCCCTCCACCCACGCCATCGCCCTCACCATCACCCGTGGTGGAAATTCACGTCCCCTCTCTTTCAAAACTGGTGTTGGAGGCAGGAAACATCCTGGACCGGACACCACCTCAAAGTCCATCTAGATCGTTGCCCTGTCCCCTTCACCCCACACCGGTAGTGGACTGGGATGCCCGACCATTACCTCCGCCCCCAGCCTATGACGATGTAGCACAGGATGAAGATGATATGGAG GTGAGCTCCATTAACAGCTCAGAGCAGCCGCATGAAGAGGCTCAGTCCGAAGTCTGTAAACCAGACTCCTCTGCTCAGAAGGATCAAGGTGAAGTTCTTGCCTCCAGGGTTTCAGACCGACCAGGTGTGGAGGACAACCTGTTTCTCTCCAGCAAACAGACCCAGGGCTTGTCTACGTCTTTCTCCCAGTCTGCTGAGATcttccaggagctgcagcaggagtgcATGAGAAGGCTAAATGTCCCAGTGGGAAGCACTGCTCGCCCGAGCTCCCCATCCTCGGCTTTATGCCCCCAGACTCCTTGTAACTCCCAGGCCCAGGAGGAAATGTCACACAATGTGCTCTCCTTCAATGAGGACAAACCTCAGATCCCCCCACGCATCCCCATACCCCCTCGCCCCATTAAAAGGGGTGACTACACAGCTGCTCGCTGGTCAGGCGACCTTTCTCTGTCTCCGACACCAGGAGACGCCACAGATGATGTCTCATGCCCAAAGCAGGTCTCGCCACCTCGGATCCCTCCCAGGGACCCATTGTCCCAGTCAGGCTCTAGGACTCCTAGCCCTATGAGCTTAGTAGTGGGTTCCCCTCAGCAGAGACTCTACTCTGTCAGCCCTACTAACATGCAGGCTCCCCTTACTTCCTGTCCCGCCACAAACACTTATGGCTCCTACCTCTCCGCATCTCCCGGCAAACTAATGCCTACCACGCACAGCTTTGCCTCAGATCCTAAGTATGCTGCCCCCAAAGTAATCCAAGCCCAGGCACAAGGGAAGGACTGCTCCAACAAAGGCCCTTGCATCCTTCCCATTGTTCGCGATGGACGGAAAGTCAGCAACACCCACTATTACCTTCTGCCCGAAAGGCCGCCATATCTTGATCGTTACGACCGCTTCTTTAAGGAATCGGAGAGCCTTCCCACCAGCATTGCTGAGGACAGACATGTGCGTCAAGTCAACACCGCCACCGTGAGACCCATGGTGGTCAGTAACCTGTCCTTCCAgggacacacacagggacagggGCTCATCCAGTCAGGCGAACTGAAGGCCAATTTCTCCACCAACAATAATAGCATGTTAGGTGGCCTACGGTCAGGGATGAGGACGTCAGTTAGCCTCCCCCGTGTCTGTTCAGACAGGCTGACAGCCCCAATGGTCAACGCTTCCTGCATACAGACTGATGAAGGAGGGGACACAGCTGACCAGGTCAAAATG GTCCAGGAGGCAGTTCACGGAGTCACACTAGAGGAGTGCAGAACTGCTCTACAGAACCACAACTGGAATGCCCACAAAGCTGTTCATTACCTTAAG gtggagcagttGTTCTGCTTGGGACTGAggagcaggtcagagtgtctaAAGCTGCTAGAGATGTGCGACTGGAACCTGGAGGTAGCTAGCACACAGATGCTGGAGAACTACGGATCTGCAACAAGACAGAG GCGGTAA
- the tnk2b gene encoding activated CDC42 kinase 1 isoform X1 — protein sequence MMGETAEYQRLQETSEPDYQSLTCDEDKKLGSSMQSEEGTEWLLELLMEVQLQQYFLRIRDDLNVTRLSHFDYVKNEDLEKIGMGRPGQRRLWEAVKRRKAMCKRKSWMSKVFSGKRPDGGDFPQQGQPASSFRKLSPTPPLSLVEGVLVAHPGGAPLDGQQQALTCLIPEKDLILFEKLGDGSFGVVKRGEWLTPTGKLLNVAVKCLKTDVLSQPDALEDFICEVNAMHSLDHENLIRLYGVVLTHPMKMITELAPLGSLLDRLRFVCPQGPVLINTLCQYAVQVACGMAYLEQRRFIHRDLAARNILLASAQTVKIGDFGLMRALPNNHEHYVMQEHRKVPFAWCAPESLKTRTFSHATDTWMFGVTLWEMFTHGQEPWLGLNGSQILHKIDKEGERLPKPEDCPQDIYNVMLQCWAQKPDDRPTFVALREFLLESMPTDMCALQDFDEPDKLHILVNDIITIIEGRAENYWWRGQNKRTLKVGQFPRNVVTSVAGLSAHDISRPLKNSFIHTGHGDTNPHRCWGYPDRIDDLYLGNPMDPPDVLGSDLSAARPTQLQGRAKKEPPLRPPQPAVLIKSKSGLSQQLLTHCSCPLCSLLAPLLKEPCYDPVNDAEDLTSAGLKRSLWKTGSVKGLKLKPAAWVSACKHGSSHPCGLGYSRNSEVSLIDFGEEFPPPTPSPSPSPVVEIHVPSLSKLVLEAGNILDRTPPQSPSRSLPCPLHPTPVVDWDARPLPPPPAYDDVAQDEDDMEVSSINSSEQPHEEAQSEVCKPDSSAQKDQGEVLASRVSDRPGVEDNLFLSSKQTQGLSTSFSQSAEIFQELQQECMRRLNVPVGSTARPSSPSSALCPQTPCNSQAQEEMSHNVLSFNEDKPQIPPRIPIPPRPIKRGDYTAARWSGDLSLSPTPGDATDDVSCPKQVSPPRIPPRDPLSQSGSRTPSPMSLVVGSPQQRLYSVSPTNMQAPLTSCPATNTYGSYLSASPGKLMPTTHSFASDPKYAAPKVIQAQAQGKDCSNKGPCILPIVRDGRKVSNTHYYLLPERPPYLDRYDRFFKESESLPTSIAEDRHVRQVNTATVRPMVVSNLSFQGHTQGQGLIQSGELKANFSTNNNSMLGGLRSGMRTSVSLPRVCSDRLTAPMVNASCIQTDEGGDTADQVKMVQEAVHGVTLEECRTALQNHNWNAHKAVHYLKVEQLFCLGLRSRSECLKLLEMCDWNLEVASTQMLENYGSATRQRR from the exons ATGATGGGTGAGACGGCAGAAtaccagaggctgcaggagacaTCGGAGCCAGACTACCAAAGCCTAACGTGTGACGAAGATAAG AAGCTGGGCAGTAGCATGCAGAGTGAGGAAGGCACAGAATGGCTTCTCgagctgctgatggaggtgcagctgcagcagtactTTCTGAGGATACGCGACGACCTCAACGTCACCCGACTCTCTCACTTTGACTATGTGAAGAATGAAGACCTGGAGAAAATCGGCATGGGGCGACCTG gccAGCGACGTCTGTGGGAAGCAGTAAAAAGAAGGAAAGCTATGTGCAAGCGCAAGTCATGGATGAGCAAG GTTTTCAGCGGTAAGCGTCCAGACGGTGGAGACTTCCCCCAGCAGGGGCAGCCAGCCTCCTCTTTTCGTAAACTGTCGCCCACTCCACCCCTGAGTCTGGTGGAGGGAGTCCTGGTCGCACACCCTGGTGGTGCTCCACTTGATGGACAGCAGCAGGCTCTCACCTGTCTCATCCCAGAGAAGGACTTGATCCTTTTTGAAAAGCTCGGGGACGGCTCCTTTGGGGTGGTAAAAAGAGGAGAGTGGCTGACGCCTACAGGGAAGTTG TTAAACGTAGCTGTGAAATGTCTGAAGACAGACGTGCTCAGCCAGCCTGACGCTCTGGAGGACTTCATCTGTGAGGTCAACGCTATGCACTCCCTCGATCACGAGAACCTCATTCGCCTCTACGGTGTGGTGCTCACACACCCAATGAAGATG ATCACTGAGCTGGCTCCTCTGGGATCTCTGCTGGACCGTCTGCGATTCGTGTGTCCGCAGGGTCCGGTGTTAATCAACACCCTGTGTCAGTATGCTGTGCAGGTGGCATGTGGCATGGCCTacctggagcagaggaggtTCATCCACAGGGACCTGGCTGCCAG AAACATCCTCCTGGCCTCTGCTCAAACAGTGAAGATCGGTGACTTTGGGCTCATGAGGGCTCTACCTAACAACCATGAGCACTATGTCATGCAGGAGCATCGCAAAGTCCCCTTCGCATG GTGTGCCCCAGAGAGCCTGAAGACCAGGACGTTCTCCCATGCTACAGATACATGGATGTTTGGAGTTACTCTCTGGGAGATGTTCACACATGGCCAGGAGCCTTGGCTGGGTCTGAATGGGAGCCAG attcTGCATAAGATTGATAAAGAAGGTGAACGCCTCCCTAAGCCAGAGGACTGTCCACAGGATATTTACAATGTCATGCTGCAATGCTGGGCTCAGAAACCAGACGACAGACCTACCTTTGTTGCCCTGCGAGAGTTCCTGCTTGAG AGCATGCCCACAGACATGTGTGCTTTGCAGGATTTTGATGAGCCTGACAAACTACACATTCTGGttaatgacatcatcaccatcatagAGGGGAG AGCAGAGAACTACTGGTGGCGAGGCCAAAACAAGAGAACTCTTAAGGTCGGACAGTTTCCCAGGAATGTGGTGacgtcagtggcgggtttgtcGGCTCATGACATCAGCCGGCCACTGAAGAACAGCTTCATCCACACAGGACATGGAGACACCAACCCTCATCGCTGCTGGGGCTACCCTGACAGGATCGATGA TTTGTACCTTGGAAATCCGATGGATCCTCCAGATGTTCTGGGTTCAGACCTCAGCGCTGCTCGCCCTACACAGCTACAAGGCCGAGCAAAGA AGGAGCCTCCTCTCCGCCCTCCTCAGCCAGCAGTGTTGATCAAGAGTAAGTCTGGTTTGTCTCAGCAGCTTCTCACCCATTGTTCCTGCCCTCTCTGTTCCCTCCTAGCTCCTCTCCTTAAAG AGCCTTGCTATGATCCAGTGAACGATGCTGAGGATCTGACATCAGCAGGACTAAAGAGGTCGCTTTGGAAAACGGGTTCAGTTAAAGGCTTAAAACTCAAACCCGCTGCGTGGGTCTCTGCTTGCAAACACGGAAGCAGCCACCCTTGTGGTTTGGGCTACAGCCGCAACAGTGAAGTATCCCTCATTGACTTTGGGGAGGAGTTCCCTCCACCCACGCCATCGCCCTCACCATCACCCGTGGTGGAAATTCACGTCCCCTCTCTTTCAAAACTGGTGTTGGAGGCAGGAAACATCCTGGACCGGACACCACCTCAAAGTCCATCTAGATCGTTGCCCTGTCCCCTTCACCCCACACCGGTAGTGGACTGGGATGCCCGACCATTACCTCCGCCCCCAGCCTATGACGATGTAGCACAGGATGAAGATGATATGGAG GTGAGCTCCATTAACAGCTCAGAGCAGCCGCATGAAGAGGCTCAGTCCGAAGTCTGTAAACCAGACTCCTCTGCTCAGAAGGATCAAGGTGAAGTTCTTGCCTCCAGGGTTTCAGACCGACCAGGTGTGGAGGACAACCTGTTTCTCTCCAGCAAACAGACCCAGGGCTTGTCTACGTCTTTCTCCCAGTCTGCTGAGATcttccaggagctgcagcaggagtgcATGAGAAGGCTAAATGTCCCAGTGGGAAGCACTGCTCGCCCGAGCTCCCCATCCTCGGCTTTATGCCCCCAGACTCCTTGTAACTCCCAGGCCCAGGAGGAAATGTCACACAATGTGCTCTCCTTCAATGAGGACAAACCTCAGATCCCCCCACGCATCCCCATACCCCCTCGCCCCATTAAAAGGGGTGACTACACAGCTGCTCGCTGGTCAGGCGACCTTTCTCTGTCTCCGACACCAGGAGACGCCACAGATGATGTCTCATGCCCAAAGCAGGTCTCGCCACCTCGGATCCCTCCCAGGGACCCATTGTCCCAGTCAGGCTCTAGGACTCCTAGCCCTATGAGCTTAGTAGTGGGTTCCCCTCAGCAGAGACTCTACTCTGTCAGCCCTACTAACATGCAGGCTCCCCTTACTTCCTGTCCCGCCACAAACACTTATGGCTCCTACCTCTCCGCATCTCCCGGCAAACTAATGCCTACCACGCACAGCTTTGCCTCAGATCCTAAGTATGCTGCCCCCAAAGTAATCCAAGCCCAGGCACAAGGGAAGGACTGCTCCAACAAAGGCCCTTGCATCCTTCCCATTGTTCGCGATGGACGGAAAGTCAGCAACACCCACTATTACCTTCTGCCCGAAAGGCCGCCATATCTTGATCGTTACGACCGCTTCTTTAAGGAATCGGAGAGCCTTCCCACCAGCATTGCTGAGGACAGACATGTGCGTCAAGTCAACACCGCCACCGTGAGACCCATGGTGGTCAGTAACCTGTCCTTCCAgggacacacacagggacagggGCTCATCCAGTCAGGCGAACTGAAGGCCAATTTCTCCACCAACAATAATAGCATGTTAGGTGGCCTACGGTCAGGGATGAGGACGTCAGTTAGCCTCCCCCGTGTCTGTTCAGACAGGCTGACAGCCCCAATGGTCAACGCTTCCTGCATACAGACTGATGAAGGAGGGGACACAGCTGACCAGGTCAAAATG GTCCAGGAGGCAGTTCACGGAGTCACACTAGAGGAGTGCAGAACTGCTCTACAGAACCACAACTGGAATGCCCACAAAGCTGTTCATTACCTTAAG gtggagcagttGTTCTGCTTGGGACTGAggagcaggtcagagtgtctaAAGCTGCTAGAGATGTGCGACTGGAACCTGGAGGTAGCTAGCACACAGATGCTGGAGAACTACGGATCTGCAACAAGACAGAG GCGGTAA